CGTATAGGGCGTCAGTCCCTTCGCGAACGAATCGCGGGCCCGTTTCAGGTTCAGATAGTAGGAAGGTTGTCGATTGCCTTCGATACGCTGCCACGCCCGCTTGCTGACGCTGATGAACGAAAGCCCGGGCGGGATCATGAGCGCCTTCTGCGATCCGGTGAGGGCTATGTCGACGTGCCAGTCGTCCGTCCTGAGCTCGTTGGCGCCCAGGCCGCTGATCGCGTCGACGATAAAGTAGCAGCCGTGGTTGCGGGCGACGTGGCCCAGCGCTTCGATATCGTGGAGCACCCCCGTGGACGTTTCGCTGTGGGTGGCCAGCACGGCCTCGAAAGGTCCCTCTTCCCCCAGGACACGGTCGATTTCATCCGGATCCGCCGCCCTGCCCCACTCCACCTCGAATGGCAGCGCGTCCAGACCGAAGGTCTCGCACAGTTCAACCCATCTTCCGCCGAACTTCCCTCCGCTCACCGCAAGCACCCGGTCTCCCGGGGACAGCAGGTTGACGACCGCGGCCTCCATGGCGCCGCTGCCGGATGCCGTGAGCACGAGCACGTCGTTCTCCGTTTGAAAGACATGCTGAAGGTCCGCCGTGACCCGCCTGAGCAGATCGCTGAATTCGCTGGAACGGTGGGTGAGGATCGGTTCCGACATCTTCTGGACGACACGATCGGGAACCGGCGTGGGTCCGGGAGCGAAGTTGGTTGCCTTCACGCGATCTCCATTAGAGTGCGGTATATGTGGGGCTGGAGCGCGGCCAGGGGAGGTTAGAGCGCAGTCAACGCGATCCGGGCATCCCGGGCATAAGGCGTGGATTCGTAGGTTTCGACGACGCGGTCGTAAAGGGCCCTGGCCTGGTCCTTCTGTTCCGCGGCCGTGTAACACCTCGCGGCGTCGAGCAGAAAACCCGGGGCAAGGTAGCTGTCCGGGGCTTCCTCCGCCAGGTCGAGGTACTGACGGGCCGCCTCCCCGTACTTCTCCTCCTCTTCGTCGCAGGCGGCAAGGCCCGAACGGGCGGTCACCTCGTACATGGCGTCCTCGCCTCCGTATTCGTCCAGGTACGCTTGATAGTTCATACGCGCCTTTTCGAAGTCGCCCGTCTGGAAACAGGCATTGGCCAGTTCAATCGTCGCCTCGGGCGCAAGGGCGGTCCCGCCGAACTCGTTCACGACCCGCTCGAATATGGGAATGGCGTCTTCATAGCGGTTGTCGTCCATGGCCGTCTGGCCCGGCGCGAACACCCTGCCCGCCTCGACCAGGTCGCCGACCTGCTTGTTTGACCAGTAATACCAGCCTGCCACCAGGG
Above is a genomic segment from Gemmatimonadota bacterium containing:
- a CDS encoding alanine--glyoxylate aminotransferase family protein, with translation MKATNFAPGPTPVPDRVVQKMSEPILTHRSSEFSDLLRRVTADLQHVFQTENDVLVLTASGSGAMEAAVVNLLSPGDRVLAVSGGKFGGRWVELCETFGLDALPFEVEWGRAADPDEIDRVLGEEGPFEAVLATHSETSTGVLHDIEALGHVARNHGCYFIVDAISGLGANELRTDDWHVDIALTGSQKALMIPPGLSFISVSKRAWQRIEGNRQPSYYLNLKRARDSFAKGLTPYTPAVSLLMGLAESLRMMTELGLEEIYRIHERNALVTRAGVAALGLDLFARRPSNVLTSVVMPTGIDGSDLLKTIRQECGVTIANGMDHYRGKYIRIAHLGYNVAPSDMIVALTALEHGLSQLGYEFDSGAGVAAAERVIRETV
- a CDS encoding tetratricopeptide repeat protein; the protein is MARTRRRISRREMKEDRFILWLYELSNEIDKHWKSLAAAVVLVVALVAGWYYWSNKQVGDLVEAGRVFAPGQTAMDDNRYEDAIPIFERVVNEFGGTALAPEATIELANACFQTGDFEKARMNYQAYLDEYGGEDAMYEVTARSGLAACDEEEEKYGEAARQYLDLAEEAPDSYLAPGFLLDAARCYTAAEQKDQARALYDRVVETYESTPYARDARIALTAL